One genomic window of Paraburkholderia phytofirmans PsJN includes the following:
- a CDS encoding alkene reductase, which yields MPTLFDPLQIGDITLSNRIIMAPLTRQRAEEIRVPNALMAKYYAERASAGLIISEATSVTPQGVGYAETPGIWSQEQVEGWKLVTSAVHAAGGKIFLQLWHVGRISDPLFLNGELPVAPSAIAARGNVSLVRPERPYVTPRALELDEIAGVVEAFRKGAENAKAAGFDGVEVHGANGYLLDQFLQDSTNQRTDAYGGPIENRARLLLEITDACIGVWGANRVGVHLAPRRDAHAMGDSDPAGTFGYVARELGKRKIAFIAAREALGDDRLGPQLKKAFGGPYIANEKFTKETAQQVLDAGEADAVAWGQLFIANPDLVRRFATNAPFNKPNPATYYARGETGYVDYPTLEAVE from the coding sequence ATGCCGACTCTTTTCGATCCGCTGCAAATTGGTGACATCACGCTGTCGAACCGCATCATCATGGCGCCGCTCACGCGCCAGCGCGCCGAAGAAATCCGCGTACCGAATGCGCTGATGGCGAAGTACTACGCTGAACGCGCGAGCGCCGGTCTGATCATCAGCGAAGCGACTTCGGTCACGCCGCAAGGCGTGGGTTATGCCGAGACGCCGGGCATCTGGTCACAGGAGCAGGTCGAAGGCTGGAAACTCGTCACGAGCGCCGTGCACGCGGCGGGCGGCAAGATCTTTCTGCAACTGTGGCACGTGGGCCGTATTTCGGACCCGCTGTTCCTGAACGGCGAACTGCCGGTCGCGCCGAGCGCGATCGCCGCACGCGGCAACGTGAGCCTGGTGCGTCCGGAGCGTCCGTATGTGACGCCGCGCGCGCTGGAGCTCGATGAAATCGCCGGCGTGGTCGAAGCCTTCCGCAAAGGCGCCGAAAACGCCAAGGCAGCCGGCTTCGACGGCGTCGAAGTGCACGGCGCGAACGGCTATCTGCTCGACCAGTTCCTGCAGGACAGCACCAACCAGCGCACCGACGCCTACGGCGGCCCGATCGAAAACCGCGCGCGTCTGCTGCTTGAAATCACCGACGCGTGTATCGGCGTGTGGGGCGCGAACCGTGTCGGCGTGCACCTCGCACCGCGCCGCGATGCGCACGCCATGGGCGATTCCGATCCGGCCGGCACGTTTGGCTATGTGGCCCGCGAACTCGGCAAGCGCAAGATCGCGTTCATTGCCGCACGTGAAGCGCTCGGCGACGACCGTCTCGGCCCGCAACTGAAGAAAGCCTTCGGCGGCCCGTACATCGCGAACGAAAAGTTCACCAAGGAAACCGCGCAGCAGGTGCTCGACGCGGGCGAAGCGGATGCGGTGGCGTGGGGTCAGCTGTTTATCGCGAATCCGGATCTGGTGCGCCGCTTCGCCACGAATGCGCCGTTCAACAAGCCGAACCCGGCGACGTACTACGCACGCGGTGAAACCGGCTACGTCGACTATCCGACGCTGGAAGCCGTGGAGTAA
- a CDS encoding ArsR/SmtB family transcription factor → MTLDIDAIHKALANPVRREILGRLREPYAHFGDQQLPLDYGVCAGKIEGQCGLSQSTVSAHLAALQRAGLVTSKRVGQWVFFKRNEAAIQAFLEHINTKL, encoded by the coding sequence ATGACGCTCGATATCGACGCGATTCACAAAGCGCTTGCCAATCCGGTCCGCCGGGAGATTCTCGGCAGGCTGCGCGAGCCGTACGCGCATTTCGGCGACCAGCAACTGCCGCTCGACTACGGCGTGTGCGCCGGCAAGATCGAGGGACAGTGCGGCTTGTCGCAGTCCACCGTGTCGGCCCACCTGGCGGCTTTGCAGCGCGCGGGGCTGGTCACGTCGAAGCGGGTGGGTCAATGGGTGTTCTTCAAACGCAACGAAGCCGCTATTCAGGCATTCCTGGAGCACATCAACACGAAGCTCTAG